From one Chloroflexota bacterium genomic stretch:
- the ndhC gene encoding NADH-quinone oxidoreductase subunit A, translating into MLESFGPIAIFLIVALVFPVIPLILSSFIHPKNPNRVKLQPYESGVETIGPTHIQFRTRYYLYALIFVIFDVEVMYLFPWGVAFNSLGVASLVKMVIFIAFLLVGLAYAWKKGALTWE; encoded by the coding sequence ATGCTGGAGTCCTTCGGACCTATCGCTATCTTCCTGATCGTCGCGCTCGTCTTTCCCGTCATTCCGCTGATTCTCAGCAGCTTCATCCATCCCAAGAATCCAAACCGCGTCAAGCTCCAGCCGTATGAGAGCGGTGTCGAGACCATCGGCCCGACGCACATCCAGTTCCGGACGCGCTACTACCTGTACGCGCTGATCTTCGTGATTTTCGACGTCGAAGTCATGTACCTGTTCCCCTGGGGTGTCGCCTTCAACAGCCTGGGCGTGGCCTCGCTGGTCAAGATGGTGATCTTCATCGCCTTCCTGCTGGTCGGCCTTGCCTACGCCTGGAAGAAGGGCGCGCTCACCTGGGAGTAG
- a CDS encoding very short patch repair endonuclease has translation MRAVRGRDSIAELAVRRRLWANGVRYRLNAKLPGRPDLAFPGRRIAVFIDGDLWHGNSWRVRGLPNLEAQFPTRTTWWVEKIRRNMERDRWVTEQLAADGWKVLRFWESDTLADPNGVARLIADRVRGNDDMQFHCLPTTVKERRRLGSVRTRAGRLNEAQPMSDGASKSSESISTGGPGRDDH, from the coding sequence ATGCGCGCCGTTCGAGGTCGAGACAGCATCGCTGAGCTTGCGGTGCGTCGACGGCTGTGGGCTAACGGTGTCCGATATCGCCTCAATGCAAAGCTCCCTGGACGCCCAGATCTGGCTTTCCCAGGACGACGCATCGCCGTCTTTATCGATGGTGACCTCTGGCATGGAAACAGTTGGCGAGTTCGCGGGCTTCCGAATTTGGAGGCTCAGTTCCCGACCCGAACGACGTGGTGGGTCGAGAAGATTCGACGAAATATGGAACGCGACCGCTGGGTCACCGAACAGCTTGCCGCGGACGGGTGGAAGGTCCTCCGATTCTGGGAGAGCGATACATTGGCGGACCCGAACGGCGTGGCACGTTTGATCGCGGACCGTGTCCGTGGTAACGATGACATGCAGTTCCACTGCCTGCCGACGACCGTCAAAGAGCGACGGCGACTGGGCAGTGTGAGGACACGAGCGGGGAGATTGAACGAGGCTCAGCCTATGTCGGATGGGGCTTCGAAGTCATCTGAGTCAATCAGCACGGGGGGACCTGGAAGGGATGACCACTGA
- a CDS encoding aminoglycoside phosphotransferase family protein: MGEPPAGVSVVALADAVRERYGLAVSSVVFLPLGHDPAAWVFRVETARGPYFLKLCSRIRHEAGLRVPRSLQQQGSRRVVAPLATLAGDLWTAVSGYAMVLYPFVDGPNAKAHGLTAAQWIVYGRAVREIHETPLPPSLRGVVASESYLPTGADLTRSLDEQLGDAASGRTFADPAHVALAQLWRPRREQIRALVAQAEALGHALAQTAPPLVLCHADIHTANVLVDPDGDLWIVDWDETLLAPRERDLMFAVGGISRTMVTPEQSDRFLRGYNQGCALIVPDPLALAYYRYAWAVSDISAYGETVLRRDDLSVSLRLGEVEAFASLFAPGNIVEIALASDPHG; encoded by the coding sequence ATGGGTGAGCCACCGGCTGGCGTCTCTGTCGTGGCCCTCGCCGATGCGGTCCGCGAGCGCTACGGGCTGGCGGTCTCGTCGGTCGTGTTTCTGCCGCTCGGGCACGACCCGGCCGCCTGGGTGTTCCGTGTCGAGACGGCCAGGGGACCGTACTTCCTGAAGCTCTGTTCGCGGATTCGGCACGAAGCCGGCCTCCGTGTGCCGCGCTCGCTCCAGCAGCAGGGGAGCCGGCGGGTGGTCGCGCCGCTCGCCACGCTGGCCGGCGACCTCTGGACGGCGGTCAGCGGGTACGCGATGGTGCTGTATCCGTTCGTGGACGGCCCGAACGCGAAGGCGCACGGCCTGACGGCGGCGCAGTGGATCGTCTACGGCAGGGCGGTCCGCGAGATCCACGAGACGCCGCTGCCGCCGTCGCTCCGAGGCGTCGTGGCATCCGAGTCGTATCTGCCGACCGGTGCTGACCTGACGCGCTCGTTGGACGAGCAGCTTGGCGATGCAGCTTCTGGCCGCACGTTTGCCGATCCAGCGCACGTGGCTCTGGCGCAGCTCTGGCGGCCTCGGCGCGAGCAGATTCGGGCGCTCGTGGCGCAGGCCGAGGCTCTGGGCCATGCCCTGGCCCAGACTGCGCCGCCGCTGGTGCTTTGCCACGCCGACATCCACACGGCCAACGTCCTGGTGGACCCAGACGGCGACCTCTGGATTGTGGACTGGGACGAGACGCTGCTGGCCCCTCGCGAGCGCGACCTGATGTTCGCGGTCGGCGGCATCAGCCGCACGATGGTCACGCCCGAGCAGAGCGACCGATTTCTACGCGGCTACAACCAGGGGTGTGCCCTCATTGTCCCCGATCCGCTGGCGCTCGCGTACTACCGCTACGCCTGGGCCGTCTCGGACATCAGCGCGTACGGGGAGACCGTGCTGCGGCGCGACGACCTCAGCGTGTCGCTGCGGCTGGGGGAGGTCGAGGCGTTCGCGAGCCTGTTCGCGCCGGGCAACATCGTGGAGATCGCGCTGGCCTCCGATCCACATGGCTAG
- a CDS encoding protein kinase, with translation MDSWIGQQLGPYELQSKLGAGGMGVVYRAVHQRLGQPRAIKVLPVSFAHDETFLQRFEREARLASELRHPNIVIIHDIAEERDTHYIVMELLEGRSLHEVIRNEGPLSVERSVQLLRQLAEALDFAHARGVVHRDIKPGNAIVDGDGHLTLVDFGIARAAEGTRLTEAATRIGTAEYMSPETITEGESGPGTDLYALGVIAYEMLTGRVPFTGVNSQTIMYAQIHTQPPLPRTLRTDLSPAVEWTVLKQLQKSPAERFPTGKAFVDAIEAAAAGLQTAPRRQDAAGAGPAGGPASGRPVTGAPTATPPPRASSPASPGASGGSGPPASGPVSGGPAGSSPAGGGPAGGGPAGGTRQTPLRGTPSFVPPPPTIPGAMHEPLPSPVTTGVHRMLERTQPSRLTLYKLTFGLLLALILLLCWLPTPRDPLAYNGQARLIYPFGLAGSYPLGGDADGRDVLSLLMLAGRFVTLRLLTTGGIVAGVGLLLRRQLTKRLRRAWPSTPLLVLTVSVALAASLLAETGIGLFGTDTTLRWLGVFGRLLLGAPPDSTSVSWSSLLIDGREAGLRAPWLVLFPLICLLGTAASALLLGSGVADLLKRRAPAPTAVLSPDEAGRW, from the coding sequence GTGGATAGCTGGATCGGCCAGCAGTTGGGGCCGTACGAGCTCCAGAGCAAGCTCGGGGCGGGCGGCATGGGCGTCGTCTACCGGGCCGTCCATCAGCGGCTCGGGCAGCCGCGCGCCATCAAGGTTCTGCCAGTCTCGTTCGCGCACGACGAGACGTTCCTCCAGCGCTTCGAGCGCGAGGCGCGCCTCGCCAGCGAGCTGCGCCATCCGAACATCGTGATCATCCACGACATCGCCGAGGAGCGCGACACCCACTACATCGTCATGGAGCTGCTGGAGGGCCGCTCGCTCCACGAGGTGATCCGCAACGAGGGGCCGCTCTCCGTCGAGCGCAGCGTGCAGCTGCTGCGCCAGCTTGCCGAGGCGCTCGACTTCGCGCACGCGCGCGGCGTCGTGCACCGCGACATCAAGCCCGGCAACGCCATCGTGGATGGGGACGGCCACCTGACGCTGGTCGATTTCGGCATCGCGCGGGCGGCCGAGGGCACTCGCCTGACCGAGGCCGCGACGCGCATCGGCACGGCGGAGTACATGTCCCCGGAGACGATCACCGAAGGCGAGAGCGGCCCCGGCACGGACCTGTACGCCCTTGGGGTCATCGCCTACGAGATGCTGACGGGCAGGGTGCCGTTCACCGGCGTCAACTCCCAGACGATCATGTACGCCCAGATCCACACTCAGCCGCCGCTGCCACGCACACTGCGGACGGACCTCTCGCCGGCCGTCGAGTGGACCGTGCTCAAGCAGTTGCAGAAGTCGCCCGCCGAGCGCTTCCCGACCGGCAAGGCGTTCGTGGACGCCATCGAGGCTGCGGCAGCTGGCCTCCAGACCGCCCCGCGCCGCCAGGACGCGGCGGGCGCCGGCCCGGCCGGCGGACCGGCCAGCGGGCGGCCAGTAACCGGCGCACCGACCGCGACGCCGCCGCCCCGAGCGTCGTCGCCCGCCAGCCCCGGGGCGTCTGGTGGGTCGGGTCCGCCGGCCTCGGGACCGGTCAGCGGCGGTCCGGCCGGCAGCAGCCCGGCCGGCGGCGGTCCGGCCGGCGGCGGTCCGGCCGGCGGCACGCGTCAGACGCCGCTGCGCGGCACGCCCAGCTTCGTGCCGCCCCCGCCGACCATCCCCGGTGCAATGCACGAGCCGCTGCCCTCGCCAGTCACGACCGGGGTGCACCGCATGCTTGAGCGGACCCAGCCGAGCCGGCTCACCCTCTACAAGCTGACGTTCGGGCTGCTGCTGGCGCTGATCCTGCTGCTCTGCTGGCTCCCGACCCCGCGCGATCCGCTGGCGTACAACGGGCAGGCCCGCCTGATCTATCCGTTCGGGCTGGCCGGCAGCTATCCGCTCGGCGGGGACGCTGACGGGCGCGACGTCCTGAGCCTGCTGATGCTGGCCGGCCGCTTCGTGACGCTGCGCCTGCTGACGACCGGCGGCATCGTGGCGGGCGTCGGGCTGCTGCTGCGGCGGCAACTGACGAAGCGGCTGCGTCGCGCCTGGCCGAGCACGCCGCTGCTGGTGCTGACCGTCAGCGTGGCGCTGGCCGCCAGCCTGCTGGCCGAGACGGGCATCGGGCTGTTCGGGACGGACACCACCTTGCGCTGGCTGGGCGTCTTCGGGCGGCTGCTGCTGGGCGCGCCGCCCGATTCGACGAGCGTCTCCTGGAGCAGCCTGCTGATCGATGGTCGGGAGGCCGGCCTGCGCGCGCCGTGGCTGGTGCTGTTCCCGCTGATCTGCCTGCTCGGAACGGCGGCCAGCGCGCTGCTGCTCGGGAGCGGCGTCGCCGACCTGCTCAAGCGGCGTGCGCCGGCCCCGACGGCGGTGCTGTCCCCGGACGAGGCTGGCCGCTGGTAG
- a CDS encoding F0F1 ATP synthase subunit epsilon, with protein sequence MAKLTVEIVTAERQVYNETDVDMVVAPGSEGVLGILPSHAPLLTTLQPGALRVKKGGTEQEMAVNGGFLQVKSNRVLILADHAERAEEIDAAVAEEARRQAEQALSDATRNGNAVQAEAARAALKASLAQLQVVRRRRGGHAGAPVDR encoded by the coding sequence ATGGCAAAGCTCACCGTCGAGATCGTGACCGCCGAGCGTCAGGTCTACAATGAGACTGATGTTGATATGGTCGTCGCTCCAGGCAGCGAGGGCGTACTGGGCATCCTGCCGAGCCACGCGCCGCTGCTGACGACCCTCCAGCCGGGCGCCCTCCGCGTCAAGAAGGGCGGCACCGAACAGGAGATGGCCGTCAACGGCGGCTTCCTCCAGGTCAAGTCGAACCGCGTGCTGATCCTGGCGGATCATGCTGAGCGCGCCGAAGAGATCGACGCCGCGGTCGCTGAGGAGGCGCGCCGCCAGGCCGAGCAGGCCCTCTCAGATGCCACGCGCAACGGCAACGCCGTGCAGGCCGAGGCGGCCCGCGCGGCCCTCAAAGCATCGCTGGCCCAGCTGCAAGTCGTGCGGCGGCGGCGCGGCGGCCACGCTGGCGCGCCCGTCGATCGCTAG
- a CDS encoding phosphotransferase — protein sequence MSESQGFQHRPPLPSDPTLFVISGTQGAGKSTVAQALARRFERGAWVSADRLQQMIVSGGRWPEGEPMSAEAERQLRLRLRHACLLGRSFVAAGITAVVDDIVVGSRLDELLEDLAGQPFVFVMLTPSLEAVREREQGRGTELWKAWEWLDDVVRHQTQRLGLWLDTSAMSVEETVDAILARAWLDGLVRPDGRANLQR from the coding sequence ATGAGTGAGTCGCAGGGGTTCCAGCACCGGCCGCCGCTCCCGTCCGACCCGACGCTCTTCGTGATCTCGGGCACGCAGGGGGCCGGCAAGAGCACGGTGGCGCAGGCGTTGGCGCGCCGTTTCGAGCGGGGCGCCTGGGTCAGCGCGGACCGGCTCCAGCAGATGATCGTGTCGGGAGGGCGCTGGCCGGAGGGCGAGCCGATGTCCGCCGAGGCCGAGCGACAGCTACGCCTGCGGCTTCGTCACGCCTGCCTGCTCGGGCGGTCGTTCGTCGCGGCCGGCATCACGGCGGTGGTGGACGATATCGTCGTCGGCTCGCGGCTGGACGAGCTGCTGGAGGATCTGGCCGGGCAGCCGTTCGTCTTCGTCATGCTGACGCCGAGCCTGGAGGCTGTCCGCGAGCGCGAGCAGGGACGGGGTACGGAGCTGTGGAAGGCCTGGGAGTGGCTGGACGACGTGGTGCGCCACCAGACGCAGCGGCTCGGGCTGTGGTTGGACACGTCGGCGATGAGCGTCGAGGAGACGGTGGACGCGATCCTGGCGCGGGCCTGGCTCGACGGCCTCGTACGACCTGATGGTCGCGCAAACCTCCAGCGATAG
- a CDS encoding DNA cytosine methyltransferase yields MSLAFADPLHGVTVPRLHLSSVEIFSGAGGLALGMEQAGFRHLALVELDKHACATLRENSVRKAVNGHGWPVVEGAVAKFEYGPYIGRASILAGGAPCQPFSLAGRQQGDADRRNMFPEVFRALRELMPQAFLLENVRNLAGRGFRPYFDYLLLQLEFPFEEPRAGETWAEHKRRLEELRVERRNLDPTDRPTYEVRAGVLNAADFGVPQIRHRVFIVGFRRDQRITPRIPVGFHSEDALLWSQWVDRSYWDENRVAISQIPEMPCSVAARVARLRAHGKPPELRWRTLRDAINHEPEAWAWRPLPEPVRAGTDEYQQHFLIPGARVYEGHTGNDLDRPAKTIKAGDHGNPGGEHVLVRMGHPHRYLSIRECARVQSFPDSYHFVGSRSECMRQLGNAVPVLLARILAESVAQQVLSANASHQNLVAAGA; encoded by the coding sequence ATGAGTCTTGCGTTTGCTGATCCACTGCATGGCGTCACTGTTCCGCGCCTTCACCTCTCATCAGTCGAGATCTTCAGTGGCGCAGGTGGGTTGGCTCTAGGTATGGAGCAGGCAGGCTTTCGTCACCTGGCCCTCGTGGAACTTGACAAACATGCCTGTGCCACCCTGCGCGAGAACTCTGTGCGGAAGGCTGTGAACGGCCACGGCTGGCCGGTAGTTGAGGGTGCTGTCGCCAAATTCGAGTATGGACCGTACATTGGCCGGGCGTCGATACTGGCTGGTGGTGCTCCGTGTCAACCGTTTTCGCTGGCCGGTCGGCAGCAGGGTGACGCCGACCGACGGAATATGTTTCCAGAGGTGTTCCGGGCCCTCCGTGAATTGATGCCTCAGGCGTTCCTTCTGGAGAATGTCAGGAATCTCGCCGGCCGAGGATTTCGACCGTATTTCGACTACTTGCTATTGCAGTTGGAGTTTCCGTTCGAGGAGCCTCGAGCGGGTGAGACCTGGGCCGAGCATAAGCGGCGGCTTGAGGAGCTACGTGTCGAGCGCCGTAACCTGGATCCGACAGACCGACCCACATACGAAGTCCGCGCGGGCGTACTCAACGCTGCCGACTTCGGCGTGCCACAGATCCGACATCGGGTCTTTATCGTCGGATTCCGACGCGATCAACGGATCACACCAAGGATTCCCGTCGGGTTTCACTCCGAAGATGCGCTCTTGTGGTCGCAGTGGGTGGATCGTTCGTATTGGGACGAAAACCGTGTGGCCATCTCTCAAATACCTGAGATGCCATGCTCCGTCGCAGCCCGTGTCGCTCGGCTACGGGCTCATGGAAAGCCGCCCGAGCTCCGGTGGCGAACCTTGCGCGACGCGATCAACCACGAACCTGAAGCGTGGGCTTGGCGACCACTGCCCGAGCCAGTTCGAGCAGGGACCGACGAGTATCAGCAGCACTTCCTCATTCCTGGAGCACGCGTGTACGAAGGGCATACGGGTAACGATCTAGACCGCCCCGCCAAGACTATTAAGGCTGGGGATCACGGGAACCCAGGAGGCGAGCACGTCCTCGTGAGGATGGGGCATCCGCATCGCTATCTTTCGATCCGCGAGTGCGCACGTGTTCAATCGTTCCCTGATTCCTACCACTTCGTCGGTAGCCGCTCAGAGTGTATGCGGCAACTCGGCAACGCAGTTCCTGTGCTTCTTGCGCGGATCCTCGCGGAATCTGTTGCTCAACAGGTATTGAGCGCCAACGCTTCACATCAGAATCTCGTAGCCGCGGGAGCCTGA
- a CDS encoding rod shape-determining protein: MFGKSIGIDLGTTNVLVYVKGRGVVINEPSVVAYSEADNRVLAVGKQARDMLGRSPERIQVVRPMRDGVIADYTITEAMLRYFIRRVSGPLNLFRPVVMICIPAGVTNVESRAVLDATLQAGAREAHLIPEPLAAAIGANVPIDGPHGSMVIDIGGGTTEAAVISLNDIVVSASIRVGGNRIDELIQTYVRRKYNLVIGDRTAEEIKLKAGSAIPLRDEELVEVRGRDQIDGLPKMRQLSSHEVTEAISDALNQIVSTVKSVMEQTPPELAADIVDKGMVLTGGGALLRNIDRLLARETGVPAYIAEDPLSCVAVGSGRALEHLPVFRDSLTPV, from the coding sequence ATGTTCGGAAAGTCGATCGGCATCGATCTCGGGACCACGAACGTCCTGGTCTACGTCAAGGGACGTGGCGTCGTCATCAACGAGCCGTCGGTGGTCGCGTACTCGGAGGCTGACAACCGCGTCCTGGCCGTCGGGAAGCAGGCCCGCGACATGCTCGGGCGCTCGCCGGAGCGCATCCAGGTGGTCCGGCCGATGCGCGACGGCGTCATCGCGGACTACACCATCACCGAGGCGATGCTGCGGTACTTCATCCGCCGCGTCTCCGGGCCGCTGAACCTGTTCCGGCCGGTCGTGATGATCTGCATCCCGGCCGGCGTGACTAACGTCGAGAGCCGCGCCGTCCTCGACGCGACGCTCCAGGCCGGCGCGCGCGAGGCCCACCTGATCCCCGAGCCGCTGGCGGCGGCCATCGGCGCGAACGTGCCGATCGACGGACCGCACGGCAGCATGGTCATCGACATCGGCGGCGGGACCACCGAGGCCGCCGTGATCTCGCTCAACGACATCGTCGTGTCGGCGTCGATCCGGGTGGGCGGCAACCGCATCGACGAGCTGATCCAGACCTACGTCCGCCGCAAGTACAACCTCGTCATCGGGGATCGCACGGCCGAAGAGATCAAGCTGAAGGCCGGCAGCGCGATCCCCCTGCGCGACGAGGAGCTGGTCGAGGTGCGGGGGCGCGACCAGATCGACGGTCTGCCGAAGATGCGCCAGTTGTCCTCGCACGAGGTCACCGAGGCGATCTCCGACGCCCTGAATCAGATCGTCTCCACCGTCAAGTCGGTGATGGAGCAGACGCCCCCCGAGCTTGCCGCCGACATCGTCGACAAGGGCATGGTGCTGACCGGCGGCGGCGCGCTGCTCCGCAACATCGACCGGCTGCTGGCCCGCGAGACCGGCGTCCCGGCCTACATCGCCGAGGATCCGCTGTCGTGCGTGGCGGTCGGGTCCGGGCGGGCGCTGGAGCACCTGCCCGTCTTCCGGGACAGCCTGACGCCCGTCTGA